A part of Agrobacterium vitis genomic DNA contains:
- a CDS encoding MarR family winged helix-turn-helix transcriptional regulator, protein MAAVELDVLENVLSYYIRTINMAVSRDLDQKLGKLEVAKGTGKITTLLLVDSHPGIRSSVIAQLIFKDRSAMVRLVDQMEEQELLRREADDDDNRAQGLFITPKGAALAKRVRPLVVKQSRDFFPDITDEEHQMLISVLGRTYRRIVGL, encoded by the coding sequence ATGGCGGCGGTAGAACTGGATGTTCTGGAAAATGTCCTTAGCTATTACATCCGCACGATCAACATGGCGGTTTCCCGTGATCTCGATCAGAAACTTGGTAAGCTCGAAGTTGCCAAGGGGACCGGCAAGATCACCACGCTGCTGCTGGTCGATAGCCATCCGGGCATCCGGTCTTCTGTCATCGCGCAACTGATCTTCAAGGACCGGTCGGCCATGGTGCGGCTGGTGGATCAGATGGAAGAGCAGGAACTGCTGCGCCGTGAGGCGGATGATGACGATAACCGCGCTCAGGGGCTGTTCATCACACCCAAGGGTGCTGCGCTGGCAAAACGTGTTCGTCCCCTCGTGGTGAAGCAATCGCGGGATTTCTTTCCCGATATTACCGACGAAGAACATCAGATGCTGATTTCAGTACTCGGACGTACTTATCGGCGCATCGTGGGGCTTTAG